In Flavobacterium lacustre, a genomic segment contains:
- a CDS encoding glycosyltransferase family 4 protein, whose product MKIIRLTTLLDFGGQERQYISFAETDFQLLKNEYIFAAIGHGGYAEQRIREKGFEVMIFNQNPKISNLKNVWMLYKWFKKMKPDVVHTAAAEANFHGILAAKLAGVKIIIGEEIGFPNHSLKAKLIFKIVYKFTYKVICVSKAVKNFLMTTTEITSEKGVVIYNPVSHVIPIIKKIPKEFTIVTVGRFEKIKNQGLLIKAFSQLENRTTKLILVGEGSQRKYLERLITILNLQGRVTLTGFVPNPEKYLSQSHLFVLPSLSEGFGIAVVEAMQQEMACLCSNVGGIPEFITHNETGWLFDPYNEKELIDQLNAIIATPYIEIQKIAQHAKKAVENRFTIKKYVENLENIYQM is encoded by the coding sequence ATTGACAACTTTGTTGGATTTTGGCGGGCAGGAGCGACAATATATTTCATTTGCTGAAACTGATTTTCAATTACTAAAAAACGAATATATTTTTGCAGCCATTGGACATGGAGGTTATGCAGAACAAAGGATCCGCGAAAAAGGATTTGAAGTCATGATTTTTAATCAAAATCCTAAAATTTCTAATTTAAAAAATGTTTGGATGCTCTATAAATGGTTTAAAAAAATGAAACCGGATGTAGTTCATACCGCAGCAGCCGAAGCCAATTTTCATGGTATTCTGGCTGCAAAATTAGCAGGTGTTAAAATAATAATTGGAGAAGAGATTGGTTTTCCTAATCATTCCCTTAAAGCTAAATTGATTTTTAAAATTGTTTATAAATTCACGTATAAAGTTATTTGTGTTTCAAAAGCAGTCAAAAATTTTCTGATGACAACTACTGAAATTACATCCGAAAAAGGAGTTGTGATTTATAATCCGGTGAGTCATGTAATACCAATAATTAAAAAAATACCTAAGGAATTTACAATTGTTACCGTGGGACGTTTTGAAAAAATAAAAAATCAAGGACTTTTGATTAAAGCATTTTCGCAACTAGAAAACAGAACTACTAAATTAATTTTGGTCGGTGAAGGATCGCAAAGGAAATATTTAGAGCGCTTAATAACTATTTTAAACCTTCAAGGCAGAGTAACTCTTACGGGCTTTGTGCCAAATCCAGAAAAGTATCTGTCGCAATCACATCTTTTTGTGCTTCCATCACTTTCAGAAGGATTTGGTATTGCAGTAGTGGAAGCAATGCAACAAGAAATGGCATGTTTATGTTCAAATGTTGGTGGAATACCTGAATTTATAACTCATAATGAAACCGGTTGGTTGTTTGATCCATATAATGAAAAGGAATTAATAGATCAACTGAATGCTATTATTGCAACTCCTTACATTGAAATTCAAAAGATTGCACAACATGCCAAAAAGGCTGTTGAAAATCGTTTTACGATAAAGAAATACGTTGAAAATTTAGAAAATATTTATCAAATGTAA
- a CDS encoding glycosyltransferase, translated as MIRIINIIDTMSSGGVERRRLSMAKLLDKSKFELKIICTNAVGPFPEEIRKHGVEVIAIGDLNSFLDYKQHQKVLKIIEEFKPHIMHGAVFEGVTMAAINGFLKRVPIIILEETSDPQNRRWKGNLLLKILCFTADKVIGVSPASTDYLKNKLQLPHHKILLITNGVLVPQMVPQMIKQKLKQKYKISADEIVIGSVGRMSSDAHKRFSDLIRAFAILVKKQHKIKLLLVGDGRQIVNYKQLVVELQIQDNVIFAGYQNEISDYYAVFDVFCLVSAYEAFGLVLAEAMFHKLPVVATRVGGMQHIVDDNHTGFLVDKFDVKAISEKLQILCEDVNLRTLFGNNGFEKAMINYTEERYVNDVENLYLELVRKKKINLK; from the coding sequence ATGATTAGAATTATAAACATAATCGATACAATGAGTTCAGGAGGGGTTGAACGCAGGCGCTTGTCAATGGCTAAATTATTAGACAAATCTAAATTTGAATTAAAGATCATCTGTACAAATGCAGTTGGACCTTTTCCTGAAGAAATCCGAAAACACGGTGTTGAAGTTATCGCTATTGGAGATTTGAATTCTTTTTTAGATTATAAGCAACATCAAAAAGTCTTGAAAATCATTGAAGAATTTAAACCGCATATTATGCATGGTGCCGTTTTTGAAGGAGTTACCATGGCAGCAATAAATGGTTTTTTGAAGCGTGTTCCTATAATTATTCTCGAAGAGACTTCTGATCCCCAAAATCGAAGGTGGAAAGGTAATTTATTACTAAAAATTTTATGTTTTACAGCCGATAAAGTGATTGGCGTGTCCCCTGCTTCTACGGATTATCTTAAAAATAAATTACAGCTGCCTCATCATAAAATTCTTTTGATTACCAATGGTGTCTTGGTTCCGCAAATGGTTCCGCAAATGATCAAACAAAAATTAAAACAAAAATACAAGATTAGTGCTGATGAAATTGTAATCGGTTCTGTCGGACGAATGTCTTCGGATGCACACAAAAGATTCTCAGATTTGATAAGAGCTTTTGCTATTCTTGTTAAAAAACAACACAAGATAAAGTTACTTTTAGTAGGTGATGGCCGACAAATTGTTAACTATAAACAATTAGTTGTAGAACTTCAAATTCAGGACAATGTAATTTTTGCAGGTTATCAAAATGAAATATCCGATTATTATGCCGTTTTTGATGTTTTTTGTCTGGTTTCTGCTTATGAAGCTTTTGGTTTAGTTTTAGCAGAAGCCATGTTTCATAAATTGCCTGTTGTAGCTACTAGAGTAGGCGGAATGCAACATATTGTTGATGATAATCATACGGGTTTTTTAGTTGATAAATTTGATGTAAAAGCTATTTCAGAAAAATTACAAATCTTATGTGAGGATGTTAACCTTAGAACATTATTTGGAAATAATGGTTTTGAGAAAGCGATGATCAATTACACCGAAGAGCGATATGTAAACGATGTGGAGAACTTGTATCTAGAATTGGTCCGGAAAAAGAAAATTAATTTAAAATAA
- a CDS encoding acyltransferase family protein: MVQDRIYLPGLNRLRAIAALCVILAHLSEQLVEKGLFKRNYFGHFGGYSVTIFFTLSGFLITYLLLKEIEFQSKIDVKKFYIRRILRIWPLYFLFIFLIAIVMNFKMPNTIWYYIFILPNIPFAIHLSGKALTTIPLLIHYWSLGVEEQFYAFWPWLIKFSSKIKRTIIIFCVAYFGLKICLSILHAPIVWQSILLHTRFCCLGIGGVGACVYFENNSILAFIKNRIVEFSAWLLVILFLMNQIRVFSIVNNEIISILVVILIINQIYNPKTIIYLENRCFDYLGKISYGLYIYNPLIIYFLNFYLFDVNCKNVYIKSMLIIVTTFSLVILVSHISYFYFEKHFLKIKHRFATVESCSSKLNPLEIQRA, translated from the coding sequence TTGGTTCAAGATAGAATTTATTTGCCAGGATTAAATAGGTTGAGAGCTATTGCTGCATTATGTGTGATTCTAGCACATTTATCAGAGCAATTAGTGGAAAAAGGCTTGTTTAAAAGAAATTATTTTGGTCATTTTGGAGGATATTCAGTTACCATTTTCTTTACGTTAAGTGGGTTTTTAATTACCTATTTACTCCTAAAGGAGATTGAGTTTCAATCCAAAATTGATGTCAAAAAGTTTTACATCAGAAGAATTTTAAGGATTTGGCCTCTCTATTTTTTATTTATTTTTTTGATTGCAATAGTCATGAATTTTAAGATGCCAAACACTATTTGGTATTATATTTTTATTTTGCCAAACATTCCTTTTGCAATTCATTTGTCAGGAAAAGCATTAACCACCATTCCGTTGTTAATACATTATTGGTCCTTGGGTGTTGAAGAACAGTTTTATGCATTTTGGCCTTGGTTGATAAAATTTTCTTCAAAAATTAAAAGAACAATAATCATTTTTTGTGTAGCTTATTTTGGTTTGAAAATTTGTTTGTCCATACTTCATGCACCAATTGTTTGGCAGTCCATATTACTTCACACTCGATTTTGTTGTTTGGGAATAGGGGGTGTAGGTGCATGTGTTTATTTTGAAAACAATTCAATATTAGCCTTTATAAAAAATCGAATCGTTGAGTTTTCTGCTTGGCTTTTGGTGATACTTTTTTTAATGAATCAAATTAGAGTTTTCTCAATTGTGAATAATGAAATTATTTCGATTCTTGTGGTAATCCTCATTATCAATCAAATATACAATCCAAAGACAATAATTTATTTAGAAAACAGGTGTTTTGATTATTTAGGGAAAATTTCTTATGGTCTTTATATATATAATCCATTGATCATATATTTTCTTAATTTTTATTTATTTGATGTTAACTGTAAGAATGTATATATAAAATCGATGCTTATTATTGTTACGACCTTTAGTCTTGTAATTCTGGTGTCGCACATTTCATATTTTTATTTTGAAAAACATTTTTTAAAAATTAAACACAGATTTGCAACTGTTGAAAGTTGTTCTAGTAAACTAAATCCACTTGAAATACAAAGAGCATAA
- a CDS encoding acyltransferase family protein → MKERIYLPGLNGLRVIAAMAVVITHINNRLDYFGLPKAPLLDLASYGVTVFFTLSGFLITYLLLKEFELTGTINMKKFYMRRILRIWPLYYLYLFIVILLNGIANIQWPILFYVLIVPNFKNSFVGLINTSVGNKIMTFMIGHYWSLGVEEQFYAFWPWIVKKSNKIFQFLILFPIAFVLLKLILRIFHAPYNILVFVNYTRFGCLVIGGLGAYLYFKNSQKLKIINNRWIEFLAWVFFVIVATNKFHITSIIDHEIIAFFTLIIIFNQINNPDKLISLENKVFDYLGKISFGLYVYNPLVIYLMALIFNYFVIENQIIKLLLIYLLVIPAIILVAHLSYHYFEKRFLKLKSNYTTIQSAASKSENLL, encoded by the coding sequence ATGAAGGAACGAATTTATTTGCCAGGATTGAATGGGTTGAGAGTCATTGCCGCTATGGCAGTTGTAATTACCCATATCAATAACAGGTTGGATTATTTTGGATTGCCTAAAGCACCATTACTTGATTTAGCAAGCTATGGGGTAACTGTTTTTTTTACACTCAGCGGGTTTTTGATTACGTATTTATTGCTGAAGGAATTTGAGTTAACGGGCACAATAAACATGAAAAAATTCTATATGAGAAGGATTTTGCGTATTTGGCCTCTATATTATTTGTATCTGTTTATTGTGATTTTGTTGAATGGTATTGCCAACATCCAATGGCCCATTTTGTTTTATGTTTTGATAGTTCCGAATTTCAAAAATTCATTTGTAGGGCTAATAAATACTAGTGTTGGCAATAAAATAATGACTTTTATGATTGGCCATTATTGGTCATTGGGCGTAGAAGAACAATTTTATGCTTTTTGGCCTTGGATAGTTAAAAAGAGTAACAAAATATTCCAGTTTTTAATTTTATTTCCAATTGCGTTCGTTCTACTGAAATTGATTCTCCGGATTTTTCACGCGCCGTATAATATCCTTGTTTTTGTAAATTACACTCGTTTTGGATGCCTTGTAATAGGAGGATTGGGAGCATATCTGTATTTTAAAAACAGTCAAAAACTGAAAATCATAAATAACCGTTGGATTGAGTTTTTAGCTTGGGTGTTTTTTGTCATTGTAGCCACCAACAAATTTCACATTACTTCCATAATTGATCACGAGATAATTGCTTTTTTTACTTTAATCATCATTTTTAATCAAATCAATAATCCAGATAAATTAATTTCTTTAGAAAATAAAGTATTTGATTATTTAGGGAAAATTTCGTTTGGATTATATGTTTACAACCCTTTGGTAATCTATTTAATGGCACTTATTTTTAATTATTTTGTAATTGAAAATCAAATAATAAAACTATTGTTAATTTATCTTTTGGTTATTCCAGCCATCATTTTGGTGGCTCATTTATCCTATCATTATTTTGAAAAGCGATTTTTAAAATTAAAAAGCAACTATACCACTATTCAAAGTGCAGCCAGTAAATCCGAAAATCTTTTATGA
- a CDS encoding glycosyltransferase family 4 protein, with amino-acid sequence MKVLYLTKYSRNGASSRLRSYQYFPFLEAKGIQVTVSPFFDEEYLTNLYSGKRIAKRKLFKYYLNRFFKLFSIYKYDRIVIEKELFPYFFSWFEKILGLLNIKYIVDYDDAIFHNYDLSTNKLILFLLKNKINNVMKHSGCVVAGNSYLAERAKDSGAKKILLLPTVIDVDLYRAKTNYASSKIVIGWIGSPSTFKYVKSCKAVFSKLFPKHHIELHIIGATEDLGLGTNIKYLKWTEECEVDLISQFDIGIMPLENTPWELGKCAYKLIQYMGCGLPVVASAVGMNKLVVDDGMNGFLVQVEEQWIDKLTQLIEDAALREQFGKRGRAKVEAQFSVQKNSTVLLSFLIDE; translated from the coding sequence ATGAAAGTACTTTATTTAACAAAATACAGCCGAAATGGTGCTAGCAGTAGGTTGCGGAGTTACCAATATTTCCCTTTTTTGGAAGCCAAAGGAATACAGGTTACAGTTAGCCCTTTTTTTGATGAAGAGTATTTAACTAATCTATATTCCGGAAAACGAATAGCAAAACGAAAGCTTTTTAAATACTATCTAAACCGATTTTTCAAGCTGTTTTCTATTTATAAATACGATAGAATTGTTATCGAAAAAGAACTTTTTCCTTATTTTTTTAGTTGGTTTGAGAAAATTTTAGGACTATTGAACATAAAATACATTGTTGATTATGACGATGCCATCTTTCATAATTATGATTTAAGCACCAACAAATTAATCTTGTTTTTATTGAAAAACAAGATTAATAATGTTATGAAACACAGCGGTTGTGTGGTAGCAGGAAATAGTTATTTGGCAGAAAGAGCTAAAGATTCAGGGGCTAAAAAAATTCTATTACTTCCAACAGTAATAGATGTCGATTTGTATAGAGCCAAAACCAATTATGCAAGCTCCAAGATAGTTATTGGTTGGATTGGTTCTCCATCCACTTTCAAATATGTCAAAAGCTGCAAAGCCGTTTTTTCGAAATTATTCCCAAAACATCATATTGAACTGCACATCATAGGTGCCACGGAAGATCTTGGATTAGGCACAAATATAAAATACTTGAAATGGACAGAAGAATGCGAAGTTGATTTGATTTCACAATTTGACATAGGAATCATGCCACTCGAAAATACGCCTTGGGAATTAGGAAAGTGTGCCTATAAATTAATTCAATATATGGGCTGCGGGCTTCCTGTAGTTGCCTCGGCAGTGGGGATGAACAAGTTAGTTGTTGATGACGGAATGAATGGTTTTTTGGTACAGGTTGAAGAACAATGGATAGACAAGTTAACTCAATTAATTGAAGACGCTGCATTAAGAGAACAGTTCGGGAAAAGAGGTAGAGCAAAAGTAGAAGCTCAATTTAGTGTTCAAAAAAATAGTACTGTTTTACTATCTTTTTTAATT